A stretch of DNA from Alkalidesulfovibrio alkalitolerans DSM 16529:
AGTGTCTCCTGGTTGATGAGAAATTAGGATGCTAAGCGGGCGCATTCTGGTTACCGGAAGCGGTGTGGTGCGTCAACCGGGGGAGGCGAAACGGAAGGGACGAAAGCCGAGTGAAATCGCCGCCGCCCGCACCGAGTGTTGCTTTCCAGGCCCTAAAGACATACACCGGTTGTCCCGGAATCATGGCCGGAAATCACGATTCTTTTCAGGAGGCACGCCATGCCCGTCTTGTCGGTCAACGTTGACCACGTGGCCACCTTGCGCCAGCAACGGCTGGGAATCGAGCCGGAGCCCGTCACGGCAGCCCTGATGGCCGAACTCGCCGGAGCGCGCGGGATTATCGTCCACCTGCGTGAGGACCGTCGTCACATCCAGGATCGCGACGTGCGCGTGCTGAGGGAAGCCATACAAACCCGGCTGCATCTCGAAATGGCGGCCACCGAGGAGATGCGCTCCATCGCCCTCTCGGTCCGGCCGGACACGGTCTGCCTCGTGCCGGAAAAGCGCGAGGAGTTGACCACCGAGGGCGGCCTCTCCGTGGCCGGGCGCGAGGACTTCCTGCGGCGTTACCTTGAGCCGATCTGGGAGGCGGGCATCGCCTCAAGCCTCTTCATCGACGCCGATCCCGCCCAGATGGAAGCGGCGGCACGCATCAAGACGCAGTTCATCGAAATCCACACCGGCCACTACGCCGACGCCAAGGACTCGGCCACACGCGACACGGAACTCAGGAAGATCGTCGCAGCCATCGCCCAAGGAAAAGAACTCGGCCTCAAGGTCAATCTCGGACATGGGCTGAACTACGTAAACGTGCACGCCTTCGGGCGCGTGCCCGGCGTGTGCGAATACTCCATCGGCCACAGCATCGTCTCGCGGGCCGTGCTCACGGGACTCTCCGAAGCCGTGCGGCGCATGGCCGACATCGTGGAGAGCTTTGCGGACTGAGCGTGGAAATGATAGTGGGTATCGGCATAGACGTGGTGGAACTCGATCGCATCGAGAAAAGCCTCGCGCGCTTCAACGAGCGTTTTGTGGCCAGAATCTTGACCGAAGGCGAGCGACGGGCCATGCCGAAAAAGAACCCCGTGCCTTTTCTCGCGGCCCGTTTCGCGGCCAAGGAGGCCGCAGCAAAGGCCCTGGGGACCGGCTTCACCAAGGGCGTTTCGCTGACCACCCTCGAGGTCGTGGGCGGCGAGCGCGGCAAGCCGGAGATGGTCTTCCACGGTTCGGCCGCCGAGCACGCCCATGAACTCGGAGTGACGCGCATCCACGTCAGCCTGACCCACGGCCGCGATACCGCCGCCGCCGTCGTGGTCCTGGAACGCTGAGCGCAAAGGAGCTCGCCTTGCACGCCCTCCTGCCCACTCCCGAGGAGATGGCCCGCTGGGACAAGGCCGCCGTGGCCTTAGGCATCAGGCCGGAAATCCTCATGGAGAACGCCTCGCGCGAGGCCATGCACGTCCTGTGCGGACTCGTCGGCGACCTGGTGGGGCGAGGCGTGTTGCTCCTGGCCGGGCCCGGCAACAATGGCGGCGACGCCATCGCCCTTGCCCGCCATTTGCACTGCGCGGGTGCGAAGGTTCTCCTCGCCCACGTCAAGCCGCTCTCGGCCTACAAAGGCGAGGCGGGCTACAACGCCCGACTGGCGCGAAAGCTCGGTCTTGCGGCCGAACTCGTCACGGAGCGAAACCTTGCCTCCAAGGCGCTCTCCTGGGAGCTTTCGAGGCCTTGCGTGGTTGTGGACGGCCTGCTTGGCACCGGCTTTTCCGGCCAGCTTTCGCCTTTCTTTCTTGAACTCGTCGAAACCGTCAACCGGCTCGGTCGGAATGCCCTGGTCCTGGCCCTGGACGCGCCCACGGGACTTTCGGCCCACACCGGCAGGCCGAACCCCACGGCCGTTCGCGCCGACGCCACCGTCACCTTCGAGGCGGCCAAGATCGGTCTGGCCCAGCCGTTCGCCGCGCCCTTCACGGGCTGGCTGCACGTGCGGCCCATCGGCATCCCGCCGGAGGTCAAGGACGCCCACCCGGCCTCGGCCGCCCTGCTCGGTCCGGAGACGCTCGGCCTTCTTCCGCGTCCCTCCCCGGAGGGGCACAAGGGCTCCTACGGCCACGTCCTGGTCCTGGGCGGCAGCTACGGCCTCACCGGCGCGCCCGTCCTGACCGCGCTGGGCGCGCTTCGCGGCGGCGCGGGGCTGGCCACCGTGGGCTGCCCTTCAGGGCTCTCGCTGCATCTGAAGGCCGGACAGCCGGACATCATGACTCTGCCCCTGGGCAAAGGCGGGGAGTGGAACGCCGGGTTCCTCGACGAATTGCTGCCGCACGTCGGCCATTTCAACGCCCTGGTCGTGGGGCCTGGGCTCGGCCGCACCGAAGGCGCGCGGGATTTCCTGCGCGGGCTTTTGGCCGCATCCTCTCTGCCGCCCCTTGTGCTCGACGCAGACGCGCTCTACTGGCTGGCCCAAGAAGAGACCCCACCGCGCCTGCCCGAAAACGCTGTGCTCACGCCGCACCCCCGCGAGGCCGGACGCCTCCTGGGGCTTGATGCCGCCACCGTGCAGGCCGACCGCCCGGCCGCGATCCGCGCGCTCGTCGAACGCACCGGCGCTATGTGCGTGCTCAAGGGCGCAGGAACCCTGGTCGCCGCCCCAGGCCAGCCGATACACCTCTGCCCCGTGGACGCCCCTGCCCTCTCCGTGGGCGGCTCGGGCGACGTCCTGGCTGGGCTGCTCGGCGCGCTGCTCGCACAAGGGCTGTCCTGCTTCAAGGCCGCCCGCCTAGCCGTATGGCTGCATGCCTCGGCCGGACTGCATCTTGCCGAAAATTTCCCCAACCGGGGCTGCACGGCCACCGAGATAGCCGCCGCCCTGCCACATGCCATGAAGGAGCAACCATGCGCACCGCGAAAGACATCATGACCATCGAGATCATCAGCGTGACCCCCGAACTGGACATTCCCTCGGCGGCGAAGATTCTGCTGGAGAACAAGATCAACGGCGTGCCCGTGGTCGAGGGCGGCAAGCTCGTGGGCATCCTTTGCCAGTCGGACCTCATCACGCAGCAAAAGGCCCTGAACCTGCCCAGCGTATTCACGCTTCTGGACGGGCTGGTGCCGCTCGGAGGCCTGGAGCGCCTGGAGCGGGAAATGAAGAAGATCACGGCCATGAGCGTGCGCGAGGCCATGACTCCCGATCCCGTGACCGTGACGCCCGACACACCCATGGATACCGTGGCCGCGATCATGGTCGACAAGCGGCTGCATACCCTGCCCGTCGTGGACGGCGAACGCCTCGTGGGCGTCATCGGCAAGTCCGACGTGCTGCGCACTGTGATGCAGAGCAAGGGTTAGCCAGACGTGAAGAGCCTTTCGGTCGTTCTGTCCGATGCCAGGGCCACGGAAGAATTGGGGCGGGCCATGGCGGCCTCGCTCTCATCGAGGCCCGGTTTCGCCCTGCTTCTCGAAGGCGACCTGGGCGCGGGCAAGACCACGCTCGTGCGGGGGCTTGTCGGCGCCTTGCCCGGCGCGCACGCAGCCGAGGTGGCCAGCCCTTCGTTCACGATCTGCAATCTGTATCCCACGGAGCCGGCGATCGCCCATTACGATCTCTACCGGCTGGAGGGCCAGGCCCCCGGCGACGATCTCCTCGACGACCTCGAAACCGTCGACACCCTTGTCATTGTCGAGTGGGCGCAGTATCTAGTCGGACCCGGCCGCCCCGAGGAACGGGTGGAGTGCCTGCTTTCTTCCCGCGAAAAAGGGCGAAAGGCCGTGTTTCGAGCGCAGGGACAAAAGGCCGAGGGATTTCTCGACAGCCTGGCGCGCAAACTGGTGGCGATGTCCGTTCCCTTTCAATCCCCCACGGGAGACGACACGTGAATACGATGAAAATAACGGTGCAGAAATTCGGCGGAACTTCCGTCGCCGGACTGGAACGCATGAAGCGGGTCCTCGAGATTGTGAGCCGCGAATGCGCCAGGGGCAACAAGGTGGTGATCGTCCTTTCCGCCATGGCGGGCGAGACGAATCGTCTCCTCGATCTAGCCTCGCAGTGGTCGTCCGACCCCGACCCCGCCGAACTGGACGCCCTGGCGACCACGGGAGAACAGGTGTCCGTGGCCCTGTTCGCCATGCTCTGCAAGGACGCCGGGCTGAAAGCCCGCTCCGTCCTCGGCCATCAGGTGCAGATCCGCACCACCTGCGACTACACCAACGCCCGCATCCTGGACATCGACGCGAACACCCTGCGCGCCATGCTGAACGATCACGACGTTCTGGCCGTGGCGGGCTTTCAGGGCTGCGATGAACACGGCCGCCTGACGACGCTCGGCCGCGGCGGCTCCGACACCTCGGGCGTGGCCCTGGCCGCTGCCCTGAACGCGGAGACCTGCGAAATATACACCGACGTCGAGGGGGTCTTCACCACCGACCCCAACATCTGCGACAAGGCGCGCAAGCTCGATCGCATCAGCTACGACGAGATGTTGGAGATGGCCAGCATGGGAGCCAAGGTGCTCCAGATCCGTTCGGTGGAATTCGCCAAGAAGTACAATGTCCCGGTGCGCGTGCGCTCCACTTTCTCCGACAATCCCGGCACCCTCGTCTCCCAGGAGGACAAGTCCATGGAATACGTTCTCGTCTCCGGCATCGCCTACGACAAGGACCAGGCCCGCGTGACCATCTACGACGTGCTCGACCAGCCCGGCGTGGCCTCTTCCATCTTCGGCCCCATCGCCGAAAAAGGCATCCTGGTGGACATGATCATCCAGAACACCAGCCGCGACGGCCATACCGACATGACCTTCACGGTCTCCCGCAAGGATTTGCAGAAGACCCTGGCCCTGCTCGAAGCCGTGCGCCAGGACATCGGCGCCAAGGAGATCCAATCCGACACCGGCGTGTGCAAGGTCTCGGTCATCGGCGTGGGCATGCGCAACCATTCCGGCGTGGCCTCCCGCGCCTTCGCGGCCATGGCCCGCGAGAACATCAACCTGCTCATGCTCTCCACCTCCGAAATCAAAATCACCATGCTCATCGAGGACAAGTACGCCGAATTGGCCGTGCGCACGCTGCACGAGGAATTCGAACTGGACAAGCAACCCGGTGAACGAAAGGTCGGAGAAGTATGAACCGCAGGGTCTCGATCTACGACACCACGCTTCGCGACGGCTCGCAGGCCGAGGAGATCACCCTCAATCTCGATGACAAGCTGCTCATCGCGAAGAAGCTCGACGAACTCGGCGTTCACTACATCGAGGGCGGCTGGCCGGGATCGAACCCCACGGATCGCCAGTTCTTCAAGGAAATCAAGGGAGTCAGGCTCGTGAACGCGGCCCTGGCCGCGTTCGGCAGCACCCACGCGGCCAAGAACGCCGCCGAGAACGACGCGAACCTCAAGGCGCTCGTGGAGAGCAAGGCC
This window harbors:
- the tsaE gene encoding tRNA (adenosine(37)-N6)-threonylcarbamoyltransferase complex ATPase subunit type 1 TsaE; this translates as MKSLSVVLSDARATEELGRAMAASLSSRPGFALLLEGDLGAGKTTLVRGLVGALPGAHAAEVASPSFTICNLYPTEPAIAHYDLYRLEGQAPGDDLLDDLETVDTLVIVEWAQYLVGPGRPEERVECLLSSREKGRKAVFRAQGQKAEGFLDSLARKLVAMSVPFQSPTGDDT
- a CDS encoding NAD(P)H-hydrate dehydratase encodes the protein MHALLPTPEEMARWDKAAVALGIRPEILMENASREAMHVLCGLVGDLVGRGVLLLAGPGNNGGDAIALARHLHCAGAKVLLAHVKPLSAYKGEAGYNARLARKLGLAAELVTERNLASKALSWELSRPCVVVDGLLGTGFSGQLSPFFLELVETVNRLGRNALVLALDAPTGLSAHTGRPNPTAVRADATVTFEAAKIGLAQPFAAPFTGWLHVRPIGIPPEVKDAHPASAALLGPETLGLLPRPSPEGHKGSYGHVLVLGGSYGLTGAPVLTALGALRGGAGLATVGCPSGLSLHLKAGQPDIMTLPLGKGGEWNAGFLDELLPHVGHFNALVVGPGLGRTEGARDFLRGLLAASSLPPLVLDADALYWLAQEETPPRLPENAVLTPHPREAGRLLGLDAATVQADRPAAIRALVERTGAMCVLKGAGTLVAAPGQPIHLCPVDAPALSVGGSGDVLAGLLGALLAQGLSCFKAARLAVWLHASAGLHLAENFPNRGCTATEIAAALPHAMKEQPCAPRKTS
- a CDS encoding holo-[acyl-carrier-protein] synthase — encoded protein: MIVGIGIDVVELDRIEKSLARFNERFVARILTEGERRAMPKKNPVPFLAARFAAKEAAAKALGTGFTKGVSLTTLEVVGGERGKPEMVFHGSAAEHAHELGVTRIHVSLTHGRDTAAAVVVLER
- a CDS encoding aspartate kinase, producing the protein MKITVQKFGGTSVAGLERMKRVLEIVSRECARGNKVVIVLSAMAGETNRLLDLASQWSSDPDPAELDALATTGEQVSVALFAMLCKDAGLKARSVLGHQVQIRTTCDYTNARILDIDANTLRAMLNDHDVLAVAGFQGCDEHGRLTTLGRGGSDTSGVALAAALNAETCEIYTDVEGVFTTDPNICDKARKLDRISYDEMLEMASMGAKVLQIRSVEFAKKYNVPVRVRSTFSDNPGTLVSQEDKSMEYVLVSGIAYDKDQARVTIYDVLDQPGVASSIFGPIAEKGILVDMIIQNTSRDGHTDMTFTVSRKDLQKTLALLEAVRQDIGAKEIQSDTGVCKVSVIGVGMRNHSGVASRAFAAMARENINLLMLSTSEIKITMLIEDKYAELAVRTLHEEFELDKQPGERKVGEV
- a CDS encoding pyridoxine 5'-phosphate synthase, translating into MPVLSVNVDHVATLRQQRLGIEPEPVTAALMAELAGARGIIVHLREDRRHIQDRDVRVLREAIQTRLHLEMAATEEMRSIALSVRPDTVCLVPEKREELTTEGGLSVAGREDFLRRYLEPIWEAGIASSLFIDADPAQMEAAARIKTQFIEIHTGHYADAKDSATRDTELRKIVAAIAQGKELGLKVNLGHGLNYVNVHAFGRVPGVCEYSIGHSIVSRAVLTGLSEAVRRMADIVESFAD
- a CDS encoding CBS domain-containing protein, with product MRTAKDIMTIEIISVTPELDIPSAAKILLENKINGVPVVEGGKLVGILCQSDLITQQKALNLPSVFTLLDGLVPLGGLERLEREMKKITAMSVREAMTPDPVTVTPDTPMDTVAAIMVDKRLHTLPVVDGERLVGVIGKSDVLRTVMQSKG